One Lycium barbarum isolate Lr01 chromosome 5, ASM1917538v2, whole genome shotgun sequence genomic window carries:
- the LOC132641101 gene encoding transcription factor bHLH90 isoform X3 translates to MERALEWLRPLVDSKNWEYCVVWKLGDDPSRFIEWMGCCCCGANGVDFNVKKENGGKQKFTTLCKDSQKQHPIRTKACEALAHFPLSISLYAGIQGEVVTSNEPKWINHAEISNSNLSHYPWQELKGTLVLIPVAGGLVELYNSKLIYKDQKTIDFVINRFKLGSGEANSSTATKEDQAHDSFPYEKLNFCAPPPQYTTSFPSSAPHISQVSEFSPNTSFQGSSTGSIPSNELTLCHSPSDHLSRNVPLSQSIEGYFEHTELQCSGNLSRMEGTGLPWKQENYMIAADIFAVGKKRQKGPYQSKNLVTERKRRNRIKDGLFSLRALVPNISKMDKVAILGDAIDYINELQEKVKLYEAELNEIEAEITSNGTTEVVLSDMSEMSKVTEPTNEKKQISINTTERARIEGQVEVNQIGAREFLLKVSGSHKSGGFTQLVEAMNYLGLDVVNVSFTTSGGEILCIFVAEANVDGVLDAQKEVLWTGTS, encoded by the exons ATGGAAAGAGCATTGGAATGGTTAAGGCCACTTGTTGATTCCAAGAATTGGGAATATtgtgttgtttggaagttgggTGATGACCCTTCAAG GTTTATAGAATGGATGGGATGTTGCTGTTGTGGAGCTAATGGAGTTGATTTCAATGTGAAGAAAGAAAATGGTGGAAAACAGAAATTTACTACTCTGTGTAAAGATAGCCAAAAGCAGCATCCTATTAGAACAAAGGCTTGTGAGGCTTTGGCTCATTTTCCTCTTTCTATTTCCCTTTATGCAGG GATTCAGGGAGAGGTTGTAACATCAAATGAACCAAAATGGATTAATCATGCTGAGATTTCCAATTCAAATTTGTCACAT TACCCTTGGCAGGAACTAAAGGGTACCTTGGTGTTGATCCCAGTTGCTGGTGGACTGGTTGAGCTCTACAATTCAAAACTG ATATATAAAGATCAAAAGACGATTGATTTCGTTATCAATCGCTTCAAACTTGGTTCAGGAGAAGCCAATAGTTCCACTGCAACGAAAGAAGATCAAGCTCATGATTCCTTTCCCTATGAGAAATTGAACTTTTGTGCTCCTCCCCCGCAATATACTACAAGTTTTCCTTCAAGTGCACCTCATATTTCTCAAGTATCTGAATTTAGTCCTAATACTAGCTTTCAAGGATCATCCACTGGTTCCATTCCTTCAAATGAACTTACCTTGTGTCATTCACCTTCTGACCATTTATCGAGAAATGTACCTTTAAGCCAATCTATTGAAGGTTATTTTGAGCACACAGAGCTTCAGTGCAGTGGAAACTTGTCAAGAATGGAAGGCACTGGTTTGCCTTGGAAGCAAGAAAACTATATGATTGCAGCAGATATCTTCGCAGTGGGCAAGAAAAGACAGAAAGGACCTTATCAGTCGAAGAATCTTGTCACGGAGAGAAAACGAAGGAACAGAATTAAAGATGGTCTTTTTTCTCTTCGAGCTCTAGTTCCCAACATCTCTAAG ATGGACAAAGTTGCAATACTTGGAGATGCAATCGACTATATAAATGAATTGCAAGAAAAAGTGAAGTTATATGAGGCTGAACTCAATGAAATAGAAGCAGAAATTACCAGCAATGGAACTACTGAAGTGGTTCTATCGGACATGAGTGAAATGTCAAAAGTTACTGAACCAACAAATGAGAAAAAACAAATTTCAATTAATACAACTGAAAGGGCAAGAATTGAG GGGCAGGTAGAAGTGAACCAAATTGGTGCAAGAGAGTTTCTGTTGAAGGTCTCTGGATCACATAAATCAGGAGGATTTACTCAGTTGGTGGAGGCTATGAATTACTTAGGACTTGATGTAGTAAATGTGAGTTTTACCACTTCCGGAGGAGAGATCTTGTGCATTTTCGTAGCAGAG GCAAATGTGGACGGAGTTCTTGATGCTCAGAAG GAAGTGCTTTGGACTGGAACGAGCTGA
- the LOC132639605 gene encoding uncharacterized protein LOC132639605 gives MALEQSQSQTTVLVTTSDNISTSFTIDASHPLYVHPSDNPGIMLVPTPFSGFGYNSWKRNVLIALSAKNKASLVNDIAESVLHCNTTRDIWKDIKERYGQSNASRYYQIQREIAEVSQGDSDISSYFTRLRRLWDELKTASFGPECTCGAEPQCNAGQRLIKFLTGLNDSYSNVRSNILMITPVPTLGKAYSMLLHYEKQREIQTPRPLFLSDSTSFIDKVSPSTYGSTSGKVVLNSYAPTSGKPSPSSYASSSGGVSGTYASTSGTKSYSQRVNFDHRKPELVCKYCKRHGHSVEKCYRLHGFPADFKFTKNKKSAACVQVNDGQLTPSASSDSFSSSFSPAHGFSREQYSHLMKLFQQSQIPDSTTNTADGSAAMAAFVGMVCSFATYTVALSCASKLKDNSWIIDSGATNHMTPHKDLLHNIKPRPFPYLVTLPNGYKVKVNCTGSLLLCSDLVLCPFYKEALEAGRAVNGLYVFQSHSTSSLSIPHAVNTISVVNASTSCDYSAYDYSRFTWTRLLSCMSNAFNTIKAFISMIKNHFNATVQTIRSDNAFELGSSTEASSFFYDSAFSSDFVDDPSHLSSSSPPSLSSSPSPTTTSVPSNSPSTQPPSSSPPSPSFPVLPPISVPTRASSKPKTTPKYLHDFICSSVSLTVPINPTFSSSELHIHEPQYYQQATSSPDWHAAMDLEFKALDAVHQLDVNNTFLHGDLHEEVYMKIPQGLSVLSNNSDPPLACRLKKSLYGLKQASRQWFAKLSKSLLTMGYTASKNDSSLFSKMSSSLSLLLALYVDDILLVGDDDSEISALKNFLDAQFKIKDLGCVHYFLCLEVSKVPLRYVVNQHKYTQDLLSEFHCADAKPALTPLDPHLKLSVDSGDPICDPSLYTRLIGK, from the exons ATGGCACTAGAACAGTCTCAATCACAAACTACTGTGCTTGTTACTACTTCTGATAATATTAGCACTAGTTTTACAATAGATGCTTCCCATCCTTTGTATGTGCACCCTTCAGACAATCCGGGTATTATGTTGGTGCCAACTCCTTTCTCTGGGTTTGGTTATAACTCCTGGAAAAGGAATGTGCTTATTGCTTTGTCTGCTAAGAATAAAGCTAGTCTAGTTAATG ATATTGCTGAGAGTGTTCTTCATTGTAACACTACAAGAGACATTTGGAAAGACATAAAAGAGAGGTATGGTCAGTCCAATGCCAGTAGGTATTACCAAATCCAAAGGGAAATTGCTGAAGTTTCCCAAGGTGATTCAGATATTTCTAGTTACTTTACCAGGCTTAGGAGACTTTGGGATGAACTTAAGACTGCCTCTTTTGGCCCAGAATGCACTTGTGGGGCAGAACCACAATGCAATGCGGGACAAAGACTTATCAAGTTCCTCACTGGGCTTAATGACTCCTATTCAAATGTGAGGAGCAATATCCTCATGATCACTCCTGTCCCAACCTTAGGGAAGGCATATTCAATGCTCCTTCATTATGAGAAACAAAGAGAAATACAAACACCAAGACCCCTTTTCCTTTCAGATTCAACTTCCTTCATTGACAAAGTTAGTCCTAGTACATATGGTTCAACCTCTGGGAAGGTTGTCCTTAATTCTTATGCTCCAACTTCTGGGAAGCCTAGTCCTAGCTCTTATGCTTCTAGTTCTGGGGGTGTTTCTGGTACATATGCCTCAACTTCTGGGACTAAGTCTTACAGTCAAAGGGTTAATTTTGATCATAGAAAGCCAGAGCTGGTGTGCAAATACTGCAAGAGGCATGGTCATTCAGTAGAGAAATGCTATAGGTTACATGGGTTCCCTGCTGACTTCAAGTTCACAAAGAACAAGAAGAGTGCAGCTTGTGTTCAAGTCAATGATGGTCAGCTGACACCATCAGCTTCATCTGATAGCTTTTCATCCTCATTCTCTCCTGCTCATGGTTTCTCAAGGGAACAATACAGTCACCTCATGAAACTATTCCAGCAGTCTCAAATCCCTGATTCTACCACAAATACTGCAGATGGTTCTGCTGCTATGGCTGCCTTTGTAGGTATGGTTTGTAGTTTTGCTACTTACACTGTGGCTTTATCTTGTGCATCTAAGTTGAAGGATAATAGTTGGATCATAGATTCCGGAGCTACAAACCATATGACACCACACAAAGATCTTCTTCACAATATAAAACCACGTCCCTTCCCTTATCTTGTCACCCTTCCTAATGGTTACAAAGTCAAGGTCAATTGCACTGGCTCCTTGTTATTGTGCAGTGACCTTGTACTGT GCCCCTTCTATAAAGAGGCCTTGGAAGCTGGTAGAGCAGTAAATGGGTTGTACGTTTTCCAATCTCATTCTACAAGTTCCTTGTCCATCCCCCATGCGGTAAATACCATATCTGTTGTTAATGCTAGTACTTCTTGTGATTACAGTGCTT ATGATTACTCTAGATTTACATGGACACGTCTCCTATCTTGTATGAGCAATGCCTTCAATACCATTAAAGCTTTTATTTCCATGATCAAAAATCATTTTAATGCCACTGTCCAAACAATTAGATCTGACAATGCTTTTGAGCTTGGGTCAAGCACAGAGGCTTCTTCTTTCTTCTATGATTCTG CCTTCTCCTCTGATTTTGTAGATGATCCTTCTcatctctcttcttcttctcctccttcacTCTCCTCTTCTCCTTCACCCACAACAACATCTGTACCTTCAAATTCACCCTCCACACAACCACCTTCATCCTCTCCACCATCTCCTTCTTTTCCAGTTCTTCCTCCAATTTCTGTTCCCACAAGGGCTTCTTCCAAACCTAAAACTACTCCCAAGTACCTTCATGATTTCATTTGTTCTTCAGTTTCCCTTACTGTCCCTATTAATCCTACTTTTTCCTCATCTGAGTTGCACATACATGAGCCACAATACTATCAACAGGCTACCTCCAGCCCTGACTGGCATGCTGCTATGGACCTAGAATTCAAGGCACTTGAT GCTGTCCACCAACTAGATGTCAACAATACCTTCCTTCATGGTGATCTCCATGAGGAAGTTTACATGAAAATTCCCCAAGGTTTGTCTGTTCTGTCCAACAATTCTGATCCTCCTTTAGCTTGTAGATTAAAGAAATCCCtctatggacttaaacaagcttCAAGGCAATGGTTTGCCAAGTTATCTAAATCTCTTCTAACTATGGGTTACACTGCTAGCAAGAATGACAGTTCACTTTTTTCCAAGATGTCTTCCTCCTTATCTTTATTGCTAGctttgtatgttgatgatattctCCTGGTGGGAGATGATGATTCTGAAATTTCTGCCCTCAAGAACTTCTTGGATGCTCAGTTTAAAATTAAAGATCTTGGTTGTGTCCACTACTTTCTTTGTCTTGAAGTGTCCAAAGTTCCTCTTAGGTATGTGGTCAATCAACACAAGTACACACAGGATCTCCTTTCAGAATTCCATTGTGCTGATGCCAAGCCTGCTTTGACTCCCCTTGATCCTCATCTGAAACTGTCTGTTGATTCAGGGGATCCCATCTGTGATCCTTCCTTGTATACAAGACTTATTGGGAAGTAG
- the LOC132641101 gene encoding transcription factor bHLH90 isoform X1 yields MERALEWLRPLVDSKNWEYCVVWKLGDDPSRFIEWMGCCCCGANGVDFNVKKENGGKQKFTTLCKDSQKQHPIRTKACEALAHFPLSISLYAGIQGEVVTSNEPKWINHAEISNSNLSHYPWQELKGTLVLIPVAGGLVELYNSKLIYKDQKTIDFVINRFKLGSGEANSSTATKEDQAHDSFPYEKLNFCAPPPQYTTSFPSSAPHISQVSEFSPNTSFQGSSTGSIPSNELTLCHSPSDHLSRNVPLSQSIEGYFEHTELQCSGNLSRMEGTGLPWKQENYMIAADIFAVGKKRQKGPYQSKNLVTERKRRNRIKDGLFSLRALVPNISKMDKVAILGDAIDYINELQEKVKLYEAELNEIEAEITSNGTTEVVLSDMSEMSKVTEPTNEKKQISINTTERARIEGQVEVNQIGAREFLLKVSGSHKSGGFTQLVEAMNYLGLDVVNVSFTTSGGEILCIFVAEANVDGVLDAQKVRSSVIELTS; encoded by the exons ATGGAAAGAGCATTGGAATGGTTAAGGCCACTTGTTGATTCCAAGAATTGGGAATATtgtgttgtttggaagttgggTGATGACCCTTCAAG GTTTATAGAATGGATGGGATGTTGCTGTTGTGGAGCTAATGGAGTTGATTTCAATGTGAAGAAAGAAAATGGTGGAAAACAGAAATTTACTACTCTGTGTAAAGATAGCCAAAAGCAGCATCCTATTAGAACAAAGGCTTGTGAGGCTTTGGCTCATTTTCCTCTTTCTATTTCCCTTTATGCAGG GATTCAGGGAGAGGTTGTAACATCAAATGAACCAAAATGGATTAATCATGCTGAGATTTCCAATTCAAATTTGTCACAT TACCCTTGGCAGGAACTAAAGGGTACCTTGGTGTTGATCCCAGTTGCTGGTGGACTGGTTGAGCTCTACAATTCAAAACTG ATATATAAAGATCAAAAGACGATTGATTTCGTTATCAATCGCTTCAAACTTGGTTCAGGAGAAGCCAATAGTTCCACTGCAACGAAAGAAGATCAAGCTCATGATTCCTTTCCCTATGAGAAATTGAACTTTTGTGCTCCTCCCCCGCAATATACTACAAGTTTTCCTTCAAGTGCACCTCATATTTCTCAAGTATCTGAATTTAGTCCTAATACTAGCTTTCAAGGATCATCCACTGGTTCCATTCCTTCAAATGAACTTACCTTGTGTCATTCACCTTCTGACCATTTATCGAGAAATGTACCTTTAAGCCAATCTATTGAAGGTTATTTTGAGCACACAGAGCTTCAGTGCAGTGGAAACTTGTCAAGAATGGAAGGCACTGGTTTGCCTTGGAAGCAAGAAAACTATATGATTGCAGCAGATATCTTCGCAGTGGGCAAGAAAAGACAGAAAGGACCTTATCAGTCGAAGAATCTTGTCACGGAGAGAAAACGAAGGAACAGAATTAAAGATGGTCTTTTTTCTCTTCGAGCTCTAGTTCCCAACATCTCTAAG ATGGACAAAGTTGCAATACTTGGAGATGCAATCGACTATATAAATGAATTGCAAGAAAAAGTGAAGTTATATGAGGCTGAACTCAATGAAATAGAAGCAGAAATTACCAGCAATGGAACTACTGAAGTGGTTCTATCGGACATGAGTGAAATGTCAAAAGTTACTGAACCAACAAATGAGAAAAAACAAATTTCAATTAATACAACTGAAAGGGCAAGAATTGAG GGGCAGGTAGAAGTGAACCAAATTGGTGCAAGAGAGTTTCTGTTGAAGGTCTCTGGATCACATAAATCAGGAGGATTTACTCAGTTGGTGGAGGCTATGAATTACTTAGGACTTGATGTAGTAAATGTGAGTTTTACCACTTCCGGAGGAGAGATCTTGTGCATTTTCGTAGCAGAG GCAAATGTGGACGGAGTTCTTGATGCTCAGAAGGTGAGATCCTCAGTAATTGAACTGACAAGTTGA
- the LOC132641101 gene encoding transcription factor bHLH90 isoform X4, which translates to MQLILAKWNSFYQHSRFIEWMGCCCCGANGVDFNVKKENGGKQKFTTLCKDSQKQHPIRTKACEALAHFPLSISLYAGIQGEVVTSNEPKWINHAEISNSNLSHYPWQELKGTLVLIPVAGGLVELYNSKLIYKDQKTIDFVINRFKLGSGEANSSTATKEDQAHDSFPYEKLNFCAPPPQYTTSFPSSAPHISQVSEFSPNTSFQGSSTGSIPSNELTLCHSPSDHLSRNVPLSQSIEGYFEHTELQCSGNLSRMEGTGLPWKQENYMIAADIFAVGKKRQKGPYQSKNLVTERKRRNRIKDGLFSLRALVPNISKMDKVAILGDAIDYINELQEKVKLYEAELNEIEAEITSNGTTEVVLSDMSEMSKVTEPTNEKKQISINTTERARIEGQVEVNQIGAREFLLKVSGSHKSGGFTQLVEAMNYLGLDVVNVSFTTSGGEILCIFVAEANVDGVLDAQKVRSSVIELTS; encoded by the exons ATGCAACTGATTCTGGCAAAGTGGAATTCCTTTTATCAGCATAGCAG GTTTATAGAATGGATGGGATGTTGCTGTTGTGGAGCTAATGGAGTTGATTTCAATGTGAAGAAAGAAAATGGTGGAAAACAGAAATTTACTACTCTGTGTAAAGATAGCCAAAAGCAGCATCCTATTAGAACAAAGGCTTGTGAGGCTTTGGCTCATTTTCCTCTTTCTATTTCCCTTTATGCAGG GATTCAGGGAGAGGTTGTAACATCAAATGAACCAAAATGGATTAATCATGCTGAGATTTCCAATTCAAATTTGTCACAT TACCCTTGGCAGGAACTAAAGGGTACCTTGGTGTTGATCCCAGTTGCTGGTGGACTGGTTGAGCTCTACAATTCAAAACTG ATATATAAAGATCAAAAGACGATTGATTTCGTTATCAATCGCTTCAAACTTGGTTCAGGAGAAGCCAATAGTTCCACTGCAACGAAAGAAGATCAAGCTCATGATTCCTTTCCCTATGAGAAATTGAACTTTTGTGCTCCTCCCCCGCAATATACTACAAGTTTTCCTTCAAGTGCACCTCATATTTCTCAAGTATCTGAATTTAGTCCTAATACTAGCTTTCAAGGATCATCCACTGGTTCCATTCCTTCAAATGAACTTACCTTGTGTCATTCACCTTCTGACCATTTATCGAGAAATGTACCTTTAAGCCAATCTATTGAAGGTTATTTTGAGCACACAGAGCTTCAGTGCAGTGGAAACTTGTCAAGAATGGAAGGCACTGGTTTGCCTTGGAAGCAAGAAAACTATATGATTGCAGCAGATATCTTCGCAGTGGGCAAGAAAAGACAGAAAGGACCTTATCAGTCGAAGAATCTTGTCACGGAGAGAAAACGAAGGAACAGAATTAAAGATGGTCTTTTTTCTCTTCGAGCTCTAGTTCCCAACATCTCTAAG ATGGACAAAGTTGCAATACTTGGAGATGCAATCGACTATATAAATGAATTGCAAGAAAAAGTGAAGTTATATGAGGCTGAACTCAATGAAATAGAAGCAGAAATTACCAGCAATGGAACTACTGAAGTGGTTCTATCGGACATGAGTGAAATGTCAAAAGTTACTGAACCAACAAATGAGAAAAAACAAATTTCAATTAATACAACTGAAAGGGCAAGAATTGAG GGGCAGGTAGAAGTGAACCAAATTGGTGCAAGAGAGTTTCTGTTGAAGGTCTCTGGATCACATAAATCAGGAGGATTTACTCAGTTGGTGGAGGCTATGAATTACTTAGGACTTGATGTAGTAAATGTGAGTTTTACCACTTCCGGAGGAGAGATCTTGTGCATTTTCGTAGCAGAG GCAAATGTGGACGGAGTTCTTGATGCTCAGAAGGTGAGATCCTCAGTAATTGAACTGACAAGTTGA
- the LOC132641101 gene encoding transcription factor bHLH90 isoform X2 yields the protein MERALEWLRPLVDSKNWEYCVVWKLGDDPSRFIEWMGCCCCGANGVDFNVKKENGGKQKFTTLCKDSQKQHPIRTKACEALAHFPLSISLYAGIQGEVVTSNEPKWINHAEISNSNLSHYPWQELKGTLVLIPVAGGLVELYNSKLIYKDQKTIDFVINRFKLGSGEANSSTATKEDQAHDSFPYEKLNFCAPPPQYTTSFPSSAPHISQVSEFSPNTSFQGSSTGSIPSNELTLCHSPSDHLSRNVPLSQSIEGYFEHTELQCSGNLSRMEGTGLPWKQENYMIAADIFAVGKKRQKGPYQSKNLVTERKRRNRIKDGLFSLRALVPNISKMDKVAILGDAIDYINELQEKVKLYEAELNEIEAEITSNGTTEVVLSDMSEMSKVTEPTNEKKQISINTTERARIEVEVNQIGAREFLLKVSGSHKSGGFTQLVEAMNYLGLDVVNVSFTTSGGEILCIFVAEANVDGVLDAQKVRSSVIELTS from the exons ATGGAAAGAGCATTGGAATGGTTAAGGCCACTTGTTGATTCCAAGAATTGGGAATATtgtgttgtttggaagttgggTGATGACCCTTCAAG GTTTATAGAATGGATGGGATGTTGCTGTTGTGGAGCTAATGGAGTTGATTTCAATGTGAAGAAAGAAAATGGTGGAAAACAGAAATTTACTACTCTGTGTAAAGATAGCCAAAAGCAGCATCCTATTAGAACAAAGGCTTGTGAGGCTTTGGCTCATTTTCCTCTTTCTATTTCCCTTTATGCAGG GATTCAGGGAGAGGTTGTAACATCAAATGAACCAAAATGGATTAATCATGCTGAGATTTCCAATTCAAATTTGTCACAT TACCCTTGGCAGGAACTAAAGGGTACCTTGGTGTTGATCCCAGTTGCTGGTGGACTGGTTGAGCTCTACAATTCAAAACTG ATATATAAAGATCAAAAGACGATTGATTTCGTTATCAATCGCTTCAAACTTGGTTCAGGAGAAGCCAATAGTTCCACTGCAACGAAAGAAGATCAAGCTCATGATTCCTTTCCCTATGAGAAATTGAACTTTTGTGCTCCTCCCCCGCAATATACTACAAGTTTTCCTTCAAGTGCACCTCATATTTCTCAAGTATCTGAATTTAGTCCTAATACTAGCTTTCAAGGATCATCCACTGGTTCCATTCCTTCAAATGAACTTACCTTGTGTCATTCACCTTCTGACCATTTATCGAGAAATGTACCTTTAAGCCAATCTATTGAAGGTTATTTTGAGCACACAGAGCTTCAGTGCAGTGGAAACTTGTCAAGAATGGAAGGCACTGGTTTGCCTTGGAAGCAAGAAAACTATATGATTGCAGCAGATATCTTCGCAGTGGGCAAGAAAAGACAGAAAGGACCTTATCAGTCGAAGAATCTTGTCACGGAGAGAAAACGAAGGAACAGAATTAAAGATGGTCTTTTTTCTCTTCGAGCTCTAGTTCCCAACATCTCTAAG ATGGACAAAGTTGCAATACTTGGAGATGCAATCGACTATATAAATGAATTGCAAGAAAAAGTGAAGTTATATGAGGCTGAACTCAATGAAATAGAAGCAGAAATTACCAGCAATGGAACTACTGAAGTGGTTCTATCGGACATGAGTGAAATGTCAAAAGTTACTGAACCAACAAATGAGAAAAAACAAATTTCAATTAATACAACTGAAAGGGCAAGAATTGAG GTAGAAGTGAACCAAATTGGTGCAAGAGAGTTTCTGTTGAAGGTCTCTGGATCACATAAATCAGGAGGATTTACTCAGTTGGTGGAGGCTATGAATTACTTAGGACTTGATGTAGTAAATGTGAGTTTTACCACTTCCGGAGGAGAGATCTTGTGCATTTTCGTAGCAGAG GCAAATGTGGACGGAGTTCTTGATGCTCAGAAGGTGAGATCCTCAGTAATTGAACTGACAAGTTGA